In a genomic window of Thermoprotei archaeon:
- a CDS encoding CoB--CoM heterodisulfide reductase iron-sulfur subunit A family protein → MSEEPRIGVYVCHCGLNIAATVDVKAVVEYAKSLPNVIISRDYVFMCSTPGQDLIRDDIKNYKLNRIVVAACSPSMHEPTFRATLESVNLNKYLLEMANIREHCSWVHSDKKVATEKAKDLVRMAVAKARLLEPLEEQEYVAQQSVLVLGGGVAGMRASLDLASWGFDVYLIEKSPTLGGRTALTGWLRHDRRGAEVVKAMIKEIARNGKIHVFTNSELIDLSGFPGNFAAKIKINPRYVNERCTLCGECELECPVEVLNEYEYGLNRRKAIYIPFRNSYPQFYVIDPRVCVKCGECVKACRYNAINLNEKEATLDLKVGAIIIATGYDPYRPVRGEYGYGLHENIVTLFQLERLLDPEGPTHGELIIGGKVPKSIAFILCVGSRGTTPNAKSYCSRMCCTSTLMNTIKIKERYPETDVFVFYKDITTYGNDESLYEEAGGKLVKFVKFEEVPVVDVGPEGLYIDVKEVTIQEDIRIPVDAVILSTGMVPRRDQSDMLSVTRASCSPDGFIREAHLKLRPVEAPSAGIYLAGAVAGPKNIIESIRMGSAAASKVATLLSQGKVKAEPLVARVNEERCSGCKVCVGVCPYRAISMIEVNGRSVAHVESALCMGCGTCSAACPSGAMQHLGFKDNQIVAQVVAVTGGGSV, encoded by the coding sequence ATGAGTGAGGAACCCAGAATAGGCGTTTATGTATGTCACTGTGGTCTTAATATAGCTGCGACGGTGGATGTCAAAGCTGTAGTAGAATATGCTAAAAGCCTTCCTAATGTAATAATTAGTCGTGATTATGTTTTTATGTGCTCTACGCCAGGTCAGGATTTGATCAGAGATGACATTAAGAATTATAAATTAAATAGGATTGTAGTTGCCGCTTGTTCGCCGTCAATGCATGAGCCAACGTTTAGAGCAACACTAGAGAGTGTAAACCTCAATAAATATCTTCTAGAGATGGCTAATATTAGAGAACATTGTTCATGGGTTCATTCAGATAAAAAAGTAGCAACAGAAAAGGCGAAAGATCTCGTACGCATGGCTGTAGCAAAGGCTCGTCTGCTTGAACCTTTAGAGGAACAAGAATACGTTGCTCAACAAAGTGTCTTAGTTTTAGGTGGAGGAGTAGCGGGAATGAGAGCTTCCTTGGATTTAGCTAGTTGGGGATTTGATGTTTATCTAATAGAGAAAAGTCCAACATTAGGAGGTAGGACAGCCTTAACAGGATGGCTTAGACACGATAGAAGAGGTGCAGAAGTCGTGAAGGCTATGATTAAAGAAATAGCAAGAAATGGTAAGATCCATGTATTCACTAACTCTGAACTTATTGATTTAAGTGGTTTCCCAGGTAATTTTGCTGCAAAAATTAAGATAAATCCAAGGTATGTTAATGAGAGATGCACATTGTGTGGTGAGTGTGAGCTTGAGTGCCCGGTTGAAGTGCTAAATGAATATGAATACGGGCTAAATCGGAGAAAAGCAATATATATACCATTTAGGAATTCATATCCACAATTCTATGTAATAGATCCACGTGTTTGTGTAAAATGTGGCGAGTGTGTTAAGGCTTGTAGGTATAATGCAATTAATCTCAATGAAAAAGAAGCAACGTTGGATCTAAAAGTCGGTGCTATAATCATTGCAACAGGTTATGATCCATACAGGCCAGTGCGAGGAGAATATGGTTATGGCTTGCATGAGAACATAGTAACTTTATTCCAGCTCGAAAGACTTCTTGACCCAGAAGGACCGACACATGGAGAATTAATAATAGGTGGAAAAGTACCTAAAAGCATAGCGTTCATACTTTGTGTAGGGTCCCGTGGAACAACACCCAATGCTAAAAGTTACTGCTCACGTATGTGCTGTACATCCACTCTGATGAATACTATTAAGATTAAGGAACGATATCCAGAAACTGACGTGTTTGTTTTCTATAAAGATATCACAACTTATGGCAATGATGAGAGTCTCTATGAAGAAGCTGGTGGAAAGCTGGTGAAATTTGTGAAATTTGAGGAAGTTCCAGTGGTTGATGTGGGACCCGAAGGATTATATATAGATGTTAAAGAAGTTACAATACAAGAAGACATTAGAATCCCGGTAGACGCTGTAATTCTATCAACAGGCATGGTTCCTAGACGCGATCAAAGTGACATGCTTTCTGTAACGAGAGCAAGCTGTAGTCCTGATGGATTTATTCGGGAGGCGCATTTGAAATTAAGACCAGTTGAAGCACCTAGCGCTGGGATATATTTGGCTGGTGCAGTGGCAGGTCCAAAAAATATCATAGAAAGTATTAGAATGGGGAGCGCAGCAGCGTCTAAAGTTGCAACCCTATTATCTCAGGGCAAAGTGAAAGCGGAACCTCTCGTAGCGAGAGTTAATGAGGAGAGATGTAGTGGATGTAAAGTATGCGTGGGTGTTTGTCCTTATAGAGCTATTTCGATGATAGAAGTTAACGGTAGAAGTGTTGCACATGTTGAGAGTGCACTTTGTATGGGTTGTGGAACATGTTCTGCTGCATGTCCTTCCGGTGCAATGCAGCACTTAGGTTTTAAAGATAATCAGATTGTAGCCCAAGTTGTTGCAGTAACTGGAGGTGGTAGTGTGTGA
- a CDS encoding hydrogenase iron-sulfur subunit, whose product MFEPKIVVFACNWCTYAAVDLAGTSRISYPPNVRVIRVMCSGRVDPQFVLEAFKNGADGVIVAGCHPPVDCHYTNGNIKALRRFTLFRRLLNDLGIEQERFRLEWISASEADKWVKVVSEMVEDVRKLGPFKPKLGVKEV is encoded by the coding sequence ATGTTTGAACCTAAAATAGTTGTGTTTGCTTGCAATTGGTGTACTTATGCAGCAGTGGATTTGGCTGGTACTAGTAGAATCTCATACCCACCGAATGTTAGAGTTATTAGAGTTATGTGCTCTGGGCGTGTTGATCCACAGTTCGTGCTCGAAGCATTTAAAAATGGTGCTGATGGTGTGATAGTTGCCGGTTGTCATCCGCCTGTGGATTGCCATTATACTAACGGGAACATAAAAGCTCTTAGACGATTTACACTTTTTAGAAGATTGCTTAATGATCTTGGTATTGAGCAGGAAAGATTTAGGCTTGAATGGATTTCAGCTTCAGAGGCCGATAAGTGGGTAAAGGTGGTTAGTGAAATGGTGGAAGATGTACGTAAACTAGGTCCTTTTAAACCTAAATTAGGGGTGAAGGAGGTGTGA
- a CDS encoding hydrogenase maturation protease: protein MYKYTAIFLGNSILGDDRIGLIAGEMLKERLVSHGIDVHIVERSGLALLDYLSGYEKAVIVDSVKTNKYPIGSVIVFSPEEFKRAKPMAPHFLGVVDAIDFIRNLKLNEPKKVIIIGIEVKDPYIISEELSRDLKEHLDKIIEEIYHKILEFILS, encoded by the coding sequence GTGTACAAATATACAGCAATCTTTCTAGGTAATAGCATACTTGGTGATGACAGGATAGGATTAATAGCAGGTGAGATGCTAAAAGAAAGACTAGTTTCACACGGTATTGACGTACACATAGTAGAGCGTTCAGGGCTTGCTCTGTTAGATTATTTAAGTGGATATGAGAAAGCTGTAATCGTTGATAGTGTAAAAACTAACAAGTATCCAATAGGAAGTGTTATCGTGTTCTCTCCTGAAGAGTTTAAACGTGCAAAACCTATGGCACCACATTTTTTAGGCGTTGTTGATGCAATAGATTTTATAAGAAATCTAAAACTAAATGAACCAAAGAAAGTTATAATAATCGGAATCGAGGTTAAAGACCCATACATAATATCAGAAGAATTGTCAAGAGATCTTAAAGAACATTTGGATAAAATAATAGAAGAAATCTATCATAAAATATTGGAGTTTATTTTATCCTAG
- a CDS encoding oxidoreductase, with protein sequence MSERVKVAFYWCASCGGCEEAVVDLAEKILDVINLVDIVFWPVAMDFKLEDVERMPDNSITVSFINGGIRLSEHEKVVKLLRQKSKLVVAFGACSSWGGIPGLANLYTREEILERAYLTTPTTHNPDKIIPGSKTEVEIDNTKIEVPVFLASLKPLDEVIDVDYYIPGCPPTPNVTWKALETLLSGNLPSKGSVLGASDRSLCDECPLNKTKPENVLIKEFKRIVNFNPEPNKCLLVQGLPCLGPVTRGGCGALCVNANMPCTGCFGPLSDVRDYGGKAISYLASILDLDNEEDIKRELSKIIDATGLVYKYYLPKSALKGKVGGSKS encoded by the coding sequence ATGAGCGAGCGTGTTAAAGTGGCATTTTACTGGTGTGCCAGTTGTGGTGGATGTGAGGAGGCGGTTGTTGATTTAGCCGAGAAAATACTAGACGTGATTAACTTAGTTGATATAGTATTTTGGCCTGTTGCTATGGATTTCAAATTAGAGGACGTCGAAAGAATGCCAGACAACTCAATAACTGTTAGTTTTATCAATGGTGGTATTAGACTTAGTGAGCATGAGAAAGTTGTTAAGCTCCTCAGACAGAAATCCAAGTTAGTAGTAGCTTTTGGTGCTTGTTCTTCATGGGGAGGCATTCCAGGTTTAGCTAATTTGTACACTCGTGAAGAAATACTTGAACGAGCTTATCTCACAACTCCAACAACACATAATCCTGATAAAATAATACCAGGTTCTAAGACTGAAGTTGAAATCGATAATACTAAAATTGAGGTGCCAGTTTTTCTTGCGAGTCTAAAACCTCTTGATGAGGTTATAGATGTTGATTATTATATACCTGGTTGCCCACCAACTCCAAATGTAACATGGAAAGCGTTAGAAACTCTGCTTTCTGGTAACCTTCCATCTAAAGGCTCAGTATTGGGTGCTAGTGATCGATCTCTGTGTGACGAATGCCCACTTAATAAGACAAAGCCTGAGAATGTGCTCATTAAAGAGTTTAAGAGGATCGTTAATTTTAATCCAGAACCTAATAAGTGTCTTCTTGTTCAAGGTCTTCCATGTTTAGGTCCAGTGACTAGAGGAGGTTGTGGAGCTTTATGTGTCAATGCTAATATGCCATGTACGGGATGTTTTGGTCCACTTAGTGATGTGAGAGATTATGGTGGTAAAGCCATATCTTATCTTGCCAGTATTCTTGACTTAGATAATGAAGAGGATATAAAGAGAGAATTATCTAAAATAATAGATGCCACAGGTTTAGTATATAAGTATTATTTACCAAAGTCTGCTCTTAAAGGTAAGGTGGGAGGGAGTAAATCATGA
- a CDS encoding CoB--CoM heterodisulfide reductase iron-sulfur subunit A family protein translates to MSKPVLVIGGGIAGIQAALDLAEQGVEVYLVEKNPSIGGKMAQLDKTFPTLDCASCILTPKMASVLRYNNIKLLMYSEVQEIKGSTGDFIVKVLKKPRYVDWDKCTGCGTCTEKCPQKVPDEYNMRLGYRKAIYIQFPQAVPRKAVIDASHCLRLNPPPDLKERAKGRPLCGVCERICPAKAIDFNQAPEIIELNVASIIIATGVDLYDARKIPEYGYGKFQNVYTHLEFERLVSATGPTGGGIVRRSDGKPPKKIAWIQCVGSRDVRFNHYCSAFCCMAATKQAILTKEHMPDVDTAIFYMDIRAFGKGFYEFYKRAMDEFGVKYIRGKVVKINENPNNKNLILLYEDTSVSYMKRDEFDMVVLSVAIKPNTVSFQLPLKFDEGGFIRLMDPYLDTVSTTIDGIFVIGGAAEARDIPDSVTMASAAAIKAALIAKNPAITVKPLATMRGEKQ, encoded by the coding sequence TTGAGTAAGCCAGTTCTTGTGATTGGTGGTGGGATAGCTGGTATACAGGCAGCTCTAGATTTAGCTGAGCAAGGCGTTGAAGTATACTTAGTCGAAAAGAATCCAAGCATAGGCGGAAAAATGGCTCAACTCGATAAGACGTTTCCAACACTTGACTGTGCATCTTGCATTCTAACACCTAAAATGGCATCCGTTCTTAGGTATAATAATATAAAATTGCTAATGTACTCAGAAGTACAGGAGATTAAGGGATCAACTGGAGATTTCATTGTCAAAGTTCTTAAAAAACCAAGGTATGTTGATTGGGATAAATGCACTGGATGTGGAACATGCACAGAAAAATGCCCTCAAAAAGTTCCTGATGAATATAACATGAGGCTAGGTTATCGTAAAGCCATATACATACAATTTCCTCAGGCTGTTCCACGCAAGGCAGTCATAGACGCCTCACACTGTTTACGTCTCAATCCACCACCCGATCTTAAAGAAAGGGCTAAGGGAAGACCTCTATGTGGAGTATGTGAAAGAATCTGCCCTGCAAAAGCCATAGACTTTAACCAGGCACCGGAAATCATAGAATTAAATGTCGCATCAATAATAATTGCAACCGGTGTAGACCTCTATGATGCTCGTAAAATACCTGAGTACGGTTACGGAAAGTTCCAGAACGTGTACACCCATTTAGAATTTGAAAGATTGGTCTCTGCAACAGGTCCAACTGGAGGAGGTATAGTTAGAAGATCTGATGGGAAGCCTCCCAAAAAGATTGCATGGATTCAATGTGTAGGTTCCAGAGATGTTAGGTTTAACCACTATTGTTCGGCATTCTGTTGCATGGCTGCAACAAAGCAAGCAATACTCACTAAAGAGCACATGCCAGACGTAGACACTGCTATATTTTACATGGATATAAGGGCATTTGGAAAAGGTTTCTATGAATTTTATAAGAGAGCAATGGATGAGTTTGGCGTAAAATATATTCGTGGAAAAGTTGTGAAAATCAACGAGAATCCTAATAATAAAAATCTAATATTACTCTATGAGGATACATCAGTAAGCTATATGAAAAGGGATGAATTTGACATGGTAGTCTTATCAGTAGCTATTAAACCTAACACAGTTTCATTTCAATTGCCGTTAAAGTTTGATGAAGGTGGGTTTATAAGATTGATGGATCCATACTTAGATACCGTTTCTACAACAATTGACGGTATTTTTGTGATCGGTGGTGCTGCGGAGGCTAGAGATATTCCTGACTCTGTTACGATGGCAAGTGCTGCTGCCATTAAAGCAGCTCTCATAGCTAAAAACCCAGCTATCACGGTTAAACCCTTAGCTACGATGAGAGGTGAAAAACAATGA
- a CDS encoding Ni/Fe hydrogenase subunit alpha, whose amino-acid sequence MKEIIIDPITRLEGHGKIIIVLDDDGNAKRAYFQVPELRGFEKFAEGRAAEDMPIITPRICGVCPMAHHMASTKALDDLYKIDPPSAAKKIRELAYNVFMLEDHALHFYILAGPDFIVGPTAPKSERNVVGVIKKVGLEVGKRIIVTRKKLRDINTRLAGKVIHPVFGVPGGVSKPVSEDDAKEIRAIANEALDFAMFTLKAFKDLVLSKKEILDLIISEAYTHRTYYMGLVDDKNRVNFYDGKIKIVTPSGKEFAKFDVHEYQNYIQEHVEPWTYIKFPFIRQVGWKGFVDGEDSGIYCVAPLARLNVADGMATPLAQEAYEEMYEMLSGKPVHHTLAFHWARVIEMVYAAERIKELAEDPELTDKNVRVMPTSTPSIGIGVVEAPRGTLIHHYETDELGRIKRANLIVATQQNAARIALSVDKAAKSFVKRGIIDEGLLNMVEIAFRAYDPCHACGTHSLPGSMPFKIYLYNEDGKLLNVITREQ is encoded by the coding sequence ATGAAAGAGATTATTATTGATCCCATAACAAGGTTAGAGGGGCATGGAAAGATAATTATAGTGTTAGATGATGATGGCAATGCTAAGCGAGCCTATTTTCAGGTTCCTGAATTGAGAGGTTTTGAAAAGTTTGCTGAAGGTAGAGCAGCTGAAGACATGCCAATAATAACACCAAGAATTTGCGGTGTTTGTCCAATGGCTCATCACATGGCATCCACGAAAGCTCTTGATGATTTGTATAAGATAGATCCACCAAGTGCAGCTAAAAAAATACGTGAGCTTGCATATAATGTTTTCATGCTTGAGGATCACGCATTACATTTCTACATATTGGCTGGTCCAGATTTCATAGTTGGCCCAACTGCACCCAAATCTGAGAGGAATGTTGTTGGAGTTATAAAGAAGGTTGGTCTAGAAGTAGGAAAAAGAATCATAGTAACGCGTAAAAAGCTTAGAGATATAAATACAAGGCTAGCAGGTAAAGTGATACACCCAGTTTTTGGTGTGCCTGGAGGTGTTTCTAAACCCGTGAGTGAGGATGATGCGAAGGAAATTAGGGCTATTGCTAATGAAGCTCTTGATTTTGCAATGTTTACACTAAAAGCTTTCAAAGATCTAGTTCTTTCTAAAAAAGAAATTTTAGATCTTATAATTAGTGAAGCTTATACGCATAGGACATATTACATGGGGCTTGTTGATGATAAAAATCGAGTGAATTTCTATGATGGTAAAATAAAGATCGTAACACCTTCAGGGAAAGAATTCGCGAAGTTTGATGTTCATGAATATCAGAATTACATACAGGAACATGTTGAACCATGGACTTACATTAAGTTTCCATTTATTCGTCAGGTAGGATGGAAGGGGTTCGTAGACGGTGAGGACAGTGGTATATATTGCGTGGCTCCTTTGGCAAGATTAAACGTTGCTGATGGTATGGCTACACCGCTTGCTCAAGAAGCCTACGAAGAGATGTACGAGATGCTTAGTGGAAAACCTGTTCATCACACGCTTGCTTTTCACTGGGCTAGAGTTATAGAAATGGTTTATGCTGCTGAGAGGATTAAGGAGCTTGCAGAAGATCCTGAATTAACCGATAAGAATGTCAGAGTCATGCCAACAAGTACTCCAAGCATTGGTATTGGTGTTGTAGAGGCTCCACGTGGTACTCTCATTCATCATTATGAGACTGACGAACTTGGAAGGATTAAAAGAGCTAATTTAATAGTCGCAACGCAACAAAATGCTGCACGTATAGCACTATCTGTCGATAAAGCTGCGAAAAGTTTTGTTAAGCGTGGTATTATCGACGAGGGGTTACTTAACATGGTTGAAATAGCATTCAGGGCCTATGATCCTTGCCACGCATGCGGTACGCATTCACTACCTGGTTCTATGCCATTTAAAATTTACTTATATAATGAAGATGGTAAATTACTAAATGTGATAACACGGGAACAATAG